The following coding sequences lie in one Kribbella sp. NBC_00709 genomic window:
- a CDS encoding DUF4262 domain-containing protein, which translates to MFERKEKLMCDRCGGQTNEQISRQIEQNIRTFGWTMQYVEGDGARNPAFGYTLGLSLYRHPEIIVFDPEPCWAYLGLKPLAWAVMGGAVFDEGDDLSGFFPPPETAELLRFPDSAHHLYTANQMFRQPKDPPLPALQLVWPSRVALMRPPDSRPTPDGSSR; encoded by the coding sequence ATGTTCGAGCGAAAGGAGAAGCTGATGTGCGACCGGTGCGGCGGCCAGACCAACGAGCAGATCTCGCGGCAGATCGAGCAGAACATCCGGACCTTCGGCTGGACGATGCAGTACGTCGAGGGCGACGGTGCCCGCAACCCGGCCTTCGGGTACACGCTGGGGCTCAGCCTGTACCGGCACCCGGAGATCATCGTCTTCGACCCGGAGCCGTGCTGGGCCTACCTCGGGCTCAAACCACTCGCCTGGGCCGTGATGGGCGGCGCGGTGTTCGACGAGGGTGACGACCTGTCCGGCTTCTTTCCACCTCCGGAGACCGCCGAACTCCTCCGGTTTCCCGACTCGGCGCACCATCTGTACACAGCGAACCAGATGTTCCGGCAACCCAAGGACCCGCCGTTGCCCGCGCTACAACTCGTCTGGCCGTCGCGCGTTGCACTGATGCGGCCGCCCGACAGTCGCCCGACGCCGGACGGGAGCAGCCGATGA